A region from the Geotoga petraea genome encodes:
- a CDS encoding GumC family protein — translation MENQEMELTFSDIIRIFKRRKWLFVGIFITTVLITLVYLFFFATPTYKAEQIVEYKKSSGSSISFGDASGLAALAGLSSSTGDTGLDNEIQKMKSDAVLGKVVDELNLVQKAEENKNWLAKIRGIEYTKRGFIKSIKDKITIETVENTSMLSISYESSDPTQAASIVSLTYDYYTQFVKENYFKDTEKYLTQLQNVFDDVSRQYDQVNKELLDFQTKNKITTSTEQTDPMIQYYADTYMQKIQLESQKANLEIKKETIEKNLFEMDPQMKEFILLNSSNSNITTIKNQIIQNQIKLETLKLNQPNSPQIRELSSTIQVQQQQLQEEMQNILSSDMNFLATIDREKFNEYIQTKTQLELFDITEQVTNRMLELVDQEIASRSPIMYKYFLLQKEQKILEVKYNTILNTLEQENLKKSLYESNFNIITASYVPENPIAPNKKLILAIGGVLGIFLGILGVFVKESSDNKIKDIHEFETLFKIPETTIKSEKDLEKIVNIIYETQNKKIGIIETQNNLNNHSKKVHSIIKTIDPEIEFTDTTENKPYAEKIKQFEEDKQKEKFIVRFNSIESSEYLLYKNLIQKNIVLIKEKDTEIETIEKINKTIKNPIYVYIK, via the coding sequence ATGGAAAACCAAGAAATGGAATTAACTTTTTCAGACATAATAAGGATTTTTAAAAGAAGAAAATGGTTGTTTGTTGGAATATTCATAACAACTGTTTTAATAACTTTAGTTTATTTGTTCTTTTTTGCAACGCCAACTTACAAAGCAGAACAAATAGTCGAATACAAAAAATCATCTGGTTCTTCAATATCTTTTGGAGATGCTTCTGGTCTTGCAGCGCTTGCGGGCCTTAGCAGTTCAACAGGAGACACAGGGTTAGACAACGAGATACAAAAAATGAAATCAGATGCTGTTTTAGGAAAAGTGGTAGACGAATTAAACTTGGTACAAAAAGCAGAAGAAAACAAAAACTGGCTTGCTAAAATAAGAGGAATAGAATACACCAAAAGAGGGTTTATAAAATCAATAAAAGATAAAATAACTATTGAAACAGTTGAAAATACAAGCATGCTCAGTATATCTTACGAAAGTAGCGACCCAACACAAGCCGCTTCAATAGTGTCACTAACATACGATTATTACACACAATTTGTTAAAGAAAATTATTTTAAAGATACTGAAAAATATCTAACACAACTTCAAAATGTATTTGACGATGTTTCAAGACAATACGACCAAGTAAACAAAGAACTACTGGATTTTCAGACAAAAAACAAAATAACAACCAGCACAGAACAAACAGACCCAATGATCCAATATTACGCAGATACATACATGCAAAAAATTCAGCTTGAATCACAAAAAGCTAATTTAGAAATAAAAAAAGAGACAATAGAAAAAAATCTCTTTGAAATGGATCCTCAAATGAAAGAATTCATACTGTTAAACTCATCAAATTCAAATATAACAACAATAAAAAATCAAATAATACAAAATCAGATAAAACTTGAAACATTGAAACTAAACCAACCAAACTCACCACAAATAAGAGAGTTGAGCTCGACTATTCAAGTCCAACAACAACAACTTCAAGAAGAAATGCAAAACATATTATCGAGTGATATGAACTTTTTAGCCACCATAGACAGAGAAAAATTCAACGAATACATCCAAACAAAAACACAGTTAGAACTCTTTGACATCACAGAACAGGTAACAAACAGAATGCTTGAACTGGTAGACCAAGAAATAGCGAGTAGATCTCCTATAATGTACAAATACTTCCTTTTACAAAAAGAACAAAAAATATTGGAAGTCAAATACAACACAATACTAAACACACTTGAACAAGAAAACTTAAAAAAATCATTGTACGAAAGCAATTTCAACATAATAACTGCAAGCTACGTCCCAGAAAACCCAATAGCCCCAAACAAAAAACTCATCCTCGCAATAGGCGGAGTACTTGGGATATTCCTTGGAATATTGGGAGTGTTTGTAAAAGAATCATCCGACAACAAAATAAAAGACATACACGAATTTGAAACATTGTTCAAAATACCAGAAACAACCATAAAATCAGAAAAAGACCTCGAAAAAATAGTGAACATAATATACGAAACACAAAACAAAAAAATCGGAATAATAGAAACCCAAAACAACCTAAACAACCATTCAAAAAAAGTTCATTCCATAATAAAAACAATAGATCCAGAAATAGAGTTCACAGACACAACAGAAAACAAACCATACGCAGAAAAAATAAAACAGTTTGAAGAAGACAAACAAAAAGAAAAATTCATCGTAAGATTTAATTCAATAGAAAGCTCAGAATACCTTTTATACAAAAACCTGATCCAGAAAAACATAGTACTAATAAAAGAAAAAGACACAGAAATAGAAACAATAGAAAAAATAAACAAAACAATCAAAAACCCAATATACGTATACATAAAATAA